Proteins encoded in a region of the Populus alba chromosome 13, ASM523922v2, whole genome shotgun sequence genome:
- the LOC118028169 gene encoding uncharacterized protein: MSSILQYPDVVDAPEVQIWNNAAFDNGESEDSLNLKSSWWNQSLESDASKENLSPVCEKSSPVFVNSSKPTKPLQSNANPFNSQESNSMKVGLSKMVEKNEEIKNHDEKKIDIEIEEIEKEIKRLSSRLEVLRLEKAERNLSKTIEKRGRVVAAKFMEQKQSVKIEEPLVSSAKSKINRRGVSLGPSEIFSGSKSRLMFGKQEMKTPVSTQNRRKSCFWKLEEIDELKATKERGKSLSVSPRSRKNVSKIQVPKQAVTTVGSRRSVKKEDGVIASIQPKNLFKDGERSVPNKKPLKPGRVVASRYNQIGTNQSNGNLTASEARKRSLPDNEKEDVNKRRASRGNGVSQRTESGRVKKKWEIPSEVVVYKDDAEEESPQAVSVVTDMLPNIKTARSVAETPRDSGAAKRVADLVGRKSYFCPVEETAAGDSVCQALSFAEEEDGENE, from the coding sequence ATGAGTAGTATTCTTCAATACCCGGATGTGGTTGATGCTCCTGAAGTTCAGATATGGAACAACGCAGCGTTTGATAATGGAGAATCAGAGGATTCTTTGAATCTTAAGTCTTCTTGGTGGAATCAAAGTCTTGAATCCGATGCAAGCAAAGAGAATCTTAGCCCAGTTTGTGAAAAATCTTCTCCTGTTTTTGTCAATTCTTCAAAACCCACCAAGCCACTTCAATCTAATGCCAATCCTTTTAACTCACAAGAGAGTAATTCAATGAAGGTTGGGCTGTCGAAGATGGTGGAGAAAAATGAGGAGATCAAGAATCATGATGAGAAAAAGATTGATATAGAGATTGAAGAGATCGAGAAGGAGATTAAGCGTTTATCTTCAAGACTTGAAGTGCTTAGGCTTGAAAAGGCAGAGAGGAATTTATCAAAGACTATTGAAAAGAGAGGAAGGGTTGTGGCTGCAAAATTTATGGAGCAGAAACAGAGTGTCAAGATTGAAGAGCCATTGGTTTCAAGTGCTAAATCGAAGATTAATAGAAGAGGGGTCAGTTTAGGGCCAAGTGAGATTTTTTCTGGATCCAAATCAAGGTTAATGTTTGGAAAACAAGAGATGAAAACTCCTGTTTCGACGCAGAATCGGCGGAAATCGTGTTTTTGGAAGCTTGAAgagattgatgagttgaaggcaACTAAAGAGCGGGGAAAAAGTTTGAGTGTTAGTCCGAGATCACGAAAAAATGTGTCCAAAATCCAAGTTCCTAAACAGGCTGTTACTACTGTGGGTTCTAGAAGGTCAGTGAAGAAAGAAGATGGGGTTATTGCTTCAATTCAGCCAAAGAATCTATTCAAAGACGGGGAAAGATCTGTGCCTAATAAGAAACCCTTGAAGCCCGGACGGGTGGTGGCTAGTAGGTATAATCAGATTGGAACAAATCAGTCTAATGGGAATCTAACCGCTAGCGAGGCTCGGAAGAGGTCTTTGCCGGATAATGAGAAGGAAGATGTTAATAAGAGGCGGGCCTCGCGAGGTAATGGGGTGAGTCAGAGAACGGAGAGTGGTAGAGTGAAGAAGAAGTGGGAGATTCCAAGTGAAGTAGTGGTATACAAGGATGATGCTGAGGAGGAATCTCCGCAGGCAGTTTCTGTAGTCACCGATATGTTGCCGAATATTAAGACTGCCAGAAGTGTTGCTGAGACTCCAAGAGACTCGGGGGCGGCAAAAAGAGTGGCTGATTTGGTTGGGAGGAAATCATACTTTTGCCCCGTTGAGGAGACTGCAGCAGGGGACTCTGTTTGCCAGGCTCTTAGTTTTGCAGAAGAGGAGGACGGTGAGAACGAGTAA
- the LOC118028140 gene encoding vacuolar sorting protein 18, whose product MDQSRQVFTVDLLERYASKGRGVITCMAAGNDVILLGTSKGWLIRHDFGAGGSSDFDLSSGRPGDQSIHRVFVDPGGSHCIATVIGGGGAETFYMHAKWSKPRVLGRLKGLIVNAVAWNRQLITEASTKEVVIGTDNGQLFEMAVDEKDKREKYIKFLFELKELPEAFMALQMETASLSNVTRYYVMAVTPTRLYSFTGIGLLETVFASYLERAVHFMELPGEIPNSELHFFIKQRRAMHFAWLSGAGIYHGGLNFGAQHSYINGDENFVENKALLDYSKLSDGVDAVKPSSMAVSEFHFLLLIGNKVKVVNRISEQIIEELQFDQTSESVSRGVIGLCSDATAGLFYAYDQNSIFQVSVNDEGRDMWKVYLDMKEYAAALANCRDPLQRDQVYLVQADAAFTSRDFLRAASFYAKINYILSFEEVTLKFISVGEQDALRTFLLRKLDNLAKDDKCQITMISTWATELYLDKINRLLLEEDNALEKHSSEYQSINQEFCAFLGDCKDVLDEATTMRLLESYGRVEELVYFASLKEQYEIVIHHYIQQGETKKALEVLQKPAVPIDLQYKFAPDLIVLDAYETVESWMTTKNLNPRKLIPAMMRYSSEPHAKNETHEVIKYLEFCVHCLHNEDPGVHNLLLSLYAKQEDDDALLRFLQCKFGKGRENGPDFFYDPKYALRLCLKEKRMRACVHIYSMMSMHEEAVALALQVDPELAMAEADKVEDDEDLRKKLWLMVAKHVIEQEKGTKRENIRKAIAFLKETDGLLKIEDILPFFPDFALIDDFKEAICSSLEDYNNQIEQLKQEMNDATHGADNIRNDISALAQRYAVIDRDEECGVCKRKILIVGGDYRMSRGYTSVGQMAPFYVFPCGHAFHVHCLIAHVTCSVNETQAEYILDLQKQLTLLGDGARKDMNGGITEDSITSMTPADKLRSQLDDAIASECPFCGELMIRQISLPFILSEEALLVNSWEIKPQNNLANMRTLSLPV is encoded by the exons ATGGATCAATCACGGCAAGTATTCACCGTCGATCTCCTAGAACGGTACGCATCAAAAGGCCGTGGTGTTATCACCTGTATGGCAGCAGGAAACGATGTCATCTTATTAGGTACCAGCAAAGGCTGGCTTATTCGACACGATTTCGGCGCCGGCGGTTCTTCCG ATTTTGATCTTTCTAGTGGACGCCCTGGCGATCAATCTATACATAGAGTGTTTGTGGATCCTGGTGGTAGCCACTGTATCGCCACCGTTATTGGTGGAGGTGGTGCGGAGACGTTTTATATGCATGCTAAATGGAGTAAGCCACGTGTGCTTGGGAGGTTGAAAGGTTTGATCGTTAATGCTGTTGCTTGGAATCGACAACTGATTACTGAAG CGTCTACAAAGGAAGTTGTTATTGGGACTGATAATGGGCAGCTGTTTGAGATGGCTGTAGATGAGAAAGATAAGAGGGAGAAGTATATAaagtttttgtttgaattaaagGAATTGCCTGAAGCTTTTATGGCTTTGCAG ATGGAAACGGCTAGCTTAAGCAATGTAACCAGATATTATGTGATGGCTGTTACTCCAACACGACTTTATTCTTTTACTGGAATTGGATTATTGGAG ACAGTTTTTGCTAGTTACTTGGAACGCGCGGTGCATTTTATGGAACTGCCAGGGGAAATACCAAACAG tgaattgcatttttttatcaagCAAAGAAGAGCAATGCATTTTGCATGGCTTTCTGGAGCAGGTATCTATCATGGTGGCTTAAATTTTGGAGCGCAGCATAG TTACATAAATGGTGATGAGAATTTTGTGGAGAATAAGGCTCTTTTGGACTATTCAAAATTAAGTGATGGTGTTGATGCAGTTAAACCAAGTTCAATGGCAGTTTCTGAATTTCATTTCTTACTTCTTATTGGAAACAAGGTTAAG GTTGTTAACAGAATCAGTGAGCAAATTATAGAGGAGCTTCAGTTTGACCAAACATCAGAATCGGTTTCAAGAGGTGTTATCGGATTATGCAGTGATGCCACTGCTGGCTTGTTCTATGCATACGACCAAAATTCTATTTTTCAG GTGTCTGTTAACGATGAAGGGAGAGATATGTGGAAGGTGTATCTAGACATGAAAGAATATGCTGCAGCTTTAGCAAATTGCCGAGACCCACTCCAGAGAGACCAAGTATATTTAGTGCAG GCGGATGCTGCTTTCACCTCCAGGGATTTTCTAAGAGCAGCATCTTTCTATGCAAAa attAATTACATATTATCATTTGAGGAAGTTACGTTGAAGTTTATTAGTGTAGGGGAACAG GATGCTTTGCGAACTTTCTTGTTGCGGAAGCTTGATAATCTTGCCAAGGATGACAAGTGCCAAATAACAATGATTTCCACATGGGCAACTGAATTGTACTTGGATAAG ATAAATCGGCTACTCTTGGAAGAGGATAATGCTTTGGAGAAACATAGTTCTGAGTaccaatcaatcaatcaagagTTTTGTGCTTTCCTCGGTGACTGCAAGGATGTGTTGGATGAGGCAACTACTATGAGACTTCTAGAGAg CTATGGCAGAGTTGAAGAACTAGTGTATTTTGCTAGTCTGAAGGAACAATATGAAATTGTAATTCACCACTATATTCAG CAAGGAGAAACAAAGAAAGCATTAGAAGTGCTTCAGAAACCTGCTGTTCCAATAGACCTTCAG TACAAGTTTGCTCCAGATCTCATTGTTCTTGATGCATATGAAACAGTTGAGTCATGGATGACCACAAAAAACCTGAACCCAAGAAAACTGATTCCTGCAATGATGCGTTATTCAAGTGAACCTCATGCAAA GAATGAAACCCATGAAGTCATCAAATATTTGGAATTCTGTGTTCATTGTTTGCATAATGAGGATCCTGGAGTTCACAACTTGCTTCTTTCTCTCTATGCTAAACAG GAAGATGATGATGCACTTTTGCGTTTCCTACAATGCAAGTTTGGGAAAGGACGAGAAAATGGTCCAGATTTCTTCTATGATCCCAAGTATGCCTTGCGCCTTTGCCTCAAAGAAAAGCGGATGCGTGCCTGTGTTCACATATACAGCATGATGTCCATGCACGAAGAAGCAGTTGCTCTTGCTCTACAG GTTGACCCCGAGCTTGCAATGGCTGAAGCTGACAAGGTGGAAGATGACGAAGATTTGAGAAAGAAGCTTTGGCTTATGGTTGCCAAGCATGTTATCGAACAAGAAAAGGGAACTAAAAGGGAGAATATAAGGAAGGCAATAGCATTTCTCAAGGAAACTGATGGCCTTCTAAAGATTGAGGATATATTACCGTTCTTTCCAGACTTTGCCCTAATTGATGACTTCAAG GAGGCAATTTGCTCATCATTGGAGGATTACAACAACCAAATCGAACAACTAAAACAGGAGATGAATGATGCTACACATGGCGCTGACAACATAAGAAATGATATTAGTGCACTTGCTCAAAGATATGCTGTCATTGACCGTGATGAGGAATGTGGG GTTTGTAAGCGcaaaatcttgattgtgggtggGGACTACCGTATGTCTCGGGGCTATACATCAGTAGGACAAATGGCTCCCTTCTATGTATTTCCATGTGGACATGCCTTTCATGTGCATTGCTTGATTGCCCATGTGACATGTTCTGTCAATGAAACTCAA GCAGAATATATACTGGATCTGCAGAAGCAGCTTACGTTGCTTGGTGACGGAGCTAGGAAAGACATGAATGGTGGCATAACTGAGGATTCCATTACTAGCATGACTCCTGCAGACAAG CTCCGTTCTCAACTGGATGATGCAATTGCAAGTGAATGTCCATTTTGTGGTGAATTGATGATCCGTCAGATCTCTTTGCCTTTTATCCTCTCTGAAGAAGCACTGCTGGTCAATTCATGGGAGATAAAACCACAAAACAACCTTGCGAACATGAGGACCCTCTCTTTACCGGTATGA